CCGACTTCTCCGATTGCAGGCAGAACGAATACAGCGCCGACGGATGCCCGACAATCATGCGTGGCTTGTACGCCGCCGCCGCCTCATAAATATGTCGGAAATCCTGGGGATTCAGATGAAACGTATTCAGCCAGAGGTTGGCTTCCAACAGGTCCAGGTGCGTGTAATGATGTTTCTGCGGGAAATCGAGCGGGCGTCCCAATGTTACGCGCCGGTCCTTGAAACGATAGCCGAGGGCGTTGTAGTGCCGCCAAACCACCGCCTTGCGCAGCGATTCGTGCCGGGCGCTGCGATAAAGCGTCAGCGGAAAGCCGGTGGTTCCGGAGGTGACGGTCAGGATCGGGCGCGTCTGCGCAAAGCTGCGCGGCTTCATCTCCTCAAGAAATTCGCGCACGACGGCGCGATTGGTGGTCGGCAACTTGGCGAAATCGGCGGGCGTCTTGATATCGCCCGGCTCACAGCCGGCAGCGCCGAGAGTGCGTCGATAGTAAGCGGTCTCGTTGTAGGCGAACGCGATCACCGCCGATAAGCGCTCCCAGACGTAGTCCTGGAGTTGTTCGTCACCGTACAACAGCGAATGTCTGAGGAATCCGAATTGGCGCCGGAAGTCGCGGCCGTAGGCAAACGGAATCGGCGTCACTTGGTGACGCCAGCGCACTGAACGCTTGGCCAATTCGATCAGGTTCATGCGCTCTCGGTGATCGCCGCCTCGCCCAGCCGCGACACGACCTTCGACTTCTTGAAGCCGGACGTCGGCGGGATGCGATCGACATACTCGACGCGGATCGCAAACCAGTCCTTGGTCGCTTCCCGCAACTGCTCCACCAGGATCGGCTCGTCGCGCTCGCGCTCATACAGTGCGCCAGGCACCATGCGAAGGACGAGCGTATCGAGGTCGATTTGCTCGACTTGAATATCCTCCGGCATCGCAATCCCCTGCTTGTGAAGGATATCGTCATACTGGCAGTGCACGAGCCCGTGCCGCGAGATCAGGAAGTTCTTGTCGCGGCCGCCGACGAATTCGATTGTCGAATGCGCGTTGCGGCAGCGGTCACAGGGACGGATCTCAATCGCCAGATCGCGACAGTCATAGCGCAACAGCGGCATCGCGTAATTGACGAGGTTGGTGCCCAGTACCCGGCCCAGCGGCCGGCCGGCAAACTGCTCTGAACTGGGCGCCAGTTCATTGTAGACAAACTCGGAGTTGATGTGGTAGCGACCGCACGCCAATTGCGACGCGCTGACCGAATTCTCGCGATTGCCGTAGTGGTCATGGACGTTCGGCCCGATCCATCGCCGTAGCAACTCAAGTTGAGCGGCGCTGATCACCTCGGAGTAGACATACACCAGGGGGATGTTCAACGGCAGCAAGTTGGCCTTGCGCATCGCCGTCGCCAGCGCTGCCAGCGCTGACGGGTGAGCATAGAACATCCGCGGCTGAAAACGTCTGATCACTGCGCCGATGGCCTCGACGCTCTCCTCGTGCAGGAAGCGGCCGTTGAATGCGACCAGATTTTCGATCGGGTCGTATCGATACAGCAGGTCCGCCTCCTCGCCGACAAAAGGCACGTTGAGTGAGACGCGGCGCTGCTTGAATTCGTAGCCGATCTGGTTGAAATGCCGCCACTGCACCGCCCGCCGCATGGCTTCGGTATTCCAGGACCGATAGAACTTCAGCAGTCGGCCGGTCGATCCCGACGTCTGTGCCGGGGCGCCCCGATGCCGGGCATATTCCGATGAGGTGAAATCGGGCAGGTTTTCGTCGAGGTGCGTGCGGTTGATAATCGGCAGCTTGCGGAAATCGCCCCAACTGCGGAAGTCCTCCGCCGTAGCCTGATGCTCGGCGCTCCAACGCTGGTAAAACGGCACCGTGCGCAAGGCGTGCGCAATGAGCGACTTCACCTGCTGCCATTGATACTGCTCAATTCGCTCCGCCGGCCAGTGCAGCGATTGGCCGAGCATCACATAGTAGTCGGCGAATTCGGGACCATAGTGCGCCGGAATCGTACGCAGGCTCCAGCGCAATTTCCACGGGCGGCGCAGAAAATGGTGCCATGCGAAACTGAAATCAGGAAGTCGGTAAGAAGTCATGCCTGCTATCTCGCTCAATCGCCTGCGCGCGTCGATCGCGGTCGTGGTTGCGCGCTGAAAACGTTAGCAGAATCTCGGGGGCATTCAAGAAAAAACTCGCTCAACAACGCCGGGGAGTTCCGACCAGTCGCTGATCACGTAATCGGGCGGATTGCCGTCGGCCGCCTCGGCGTGGAAGCCGGTATAGAGCACCGCAGTCAGGCCCAGCGCCTTGGCGCCGCGCACATCGTGCGTCGGCAGATCGCCGCAGTGAACAGCGTTCGCCGGCTCGACCTGAAGACGTTGCAGCACATTCTGGAACTGCACAGCATGCGGCTTGGCGCGCCCGGTTTCATCCGAAAACGAAAACGCGGAGAAATATTCCAGAACACCGTGCTTCGCCATGTGCCGCCGCAAGATTCGTCCCGGCGTATAGCCGGTGTCGGAGACAATGCCGAGCTTGAACTCGCGCGCCAGCTCGGCCAACATCGGTGCAGCATTTGGCGCCAGCGTTGGATCGAGCATCAAGCCCATCTCGGCGAAATCGTGCGCCAGACTCTCCAGTTCGGCGGGGCCGAGTCTGATATTGCAGTGGTTCAACACCCACGCCAGTCGCTCATCAACCAAAGGGGTGCGCTGCTCGTTGAGGTAGATATTCGTGAACCACGGGCGGGAGGACTCAAAAGCGGCATCCAGCGCGACGTGGCCGTCGTGGCCGCGCTCAGCCAGGAACCGAAGCATGAACTGCTTGCGGGCGGCAAGAGTCTCCCGCTCCTTCCAGTCGGAAAAAAGGGTTTGCCAGAAGTCGAACAAGATCGCGCGTTGAGTCACAGTCTCTCCCGTTAAATACGCCCACAGCGGGCGGATTCGTACTCTGTGATACGAAGAATCGCGGGCGGCCGCAAGGAATTCTCCCGGCCGTCGCAGAAACACTACTATGTAGACAATCATTATTTCCCAACTGCGCTGTTGCGCCTCCGGCCGCGTCGATTATCATCTCCCAATGCAAAAAATCGCCGCCGTCATTCCGGCCTTCAATGCCGCCGGCATGCTCTCGCCGCTGATCGAGGCGATTCACACCTCGTACCCGCATCTCTCCGTCATCGTCGTTGATGATGGTTCCACTGACAATTCCGGCGACGTCGCGCGTTGGCACGGTGCGACCGTGCTCAGCCACGAGACCAATCGCGGCAAGGGCGCGGCGCTGAGAACCGGCTTCACCTACGCCCTCGAGCACGGCTTCGACGCGGTCATCACGCTCGATGCCGACTTGCAGCATGCGCCGGAGGAAATCCAGCGCTTCCTGGACGAGTATTTCTGGGATGACCTGATCCTCATCGGCGTGCGCCGATTAGGGAGCGGCATGCCGCTGGAGCGCAAGATTTCCAACTCCCTCTCCAGCTTCGTCGCCTCCGTCGTATCCGGGGCCCGGATCAGCGACAGCCAGTGCGGTTTCCGGCTGATTCCCGCGCGCGTGCTCCGCAGCATCAACCTGCAGTCGACCCACTACGACCTCGAACCGGAACTCCTGATCCGTGCCGTCCGCGCCGGATTCCGCGTCCGGGGCATCCCCATCAGCACTATC
This region of Candidatus Zixiibacteriota bacterium genomic DNA includes:
- a CDS encoding HAD family hydrolase; translation: MTQRAILFDFWQTLFSDWKERETLAARKQFMLRFLAERGHDGHVALDAAFESSRPWFTNIYLNEQRTPLVDERLAWVLNHCNIRLGPAELESLAHDFAEMGLMLDPTLAPNAAPMLAELAREFKLGIVSDTGYTPGRILRRHMAKHGVLEYFSAFSFSDETGRAKPHAVQFQNVLQRLQVEPANAVHCGDLPTHDVRGAKALGLTAVLYTGFHAEAADGNPPDYVISDWSELPGVVERVFS
- a CDS encoding phenylacetate--CoA ligase family protein is translated as MTSYRLPDFSFAWHHFLRRPWKLRWSLRTIPAHYGPEFADYYVMLGQSLHWPAERIEQYQWQQVKSLIAHALRTVPFYQRWSAEHQATAEDFRSWGDFRKLPIINRTHLDENLPDFTSSEYARHRGAPAQTSGSTGRLLKFYRSWNTEAMRRAVQWRHFNQIGYEFKQRRVSLNVPFVGEEADLLYRYDPIENLVAFNGRFLHEESVEAIGAVIRRFQPRMFYAHPSALAALATAMRKANLLPLNIPLVYVYSEVISAAQLELLRRWIGPNVHDHYGNRENSVSASQLACGRYHINSEFVYNELAPSSEQFAGRPLGRVLGTNLVNYAMPLLRYDCRDLAIEIRPCDRCRNAHSTIEFVGGRDKNFLISRHGLVHCQYDDILHKQGIAMPEDIQVEQIDLDTLVLRMVPGALYERERDEPILVEQLREATKDWFAIRVEYVDRIPPTSGFKKSKVVSRLGEAAITESA
- a CDS encoding glycosyltransferase family 2 protein, yielding MQKIAAVIPAFNAAGMLSPLIEAIHTSYPHLSVIVVDDGSTDNSGDVARWHGATVLSHETNRGKGAALRTGFTYALEHGFDAVITLDADLQHAPEEIQRFLDEYFWDDLILIGVRRLGSGMPLERKISNSLSSFVASVVSGARISDSQCGFRLIPARVLRSINLQSTHYDLEPELLIRAVRAGFRVRGIPISTIYNDSPSSIRPARDTLRFLQMLVRSLFW